In Zalophus californianus isolate mZalCal1 chromosome 4, mZalCal1.pri.v2, whole genome shotgun sequence, the following proteins share a genomic window:
- the LOC113908725 gene encoding RNA-binding motif protein, X chromosome-like: protein MVEADRPAKLFIGGLNIETNEKTLEAVFGKYGHIVEVLLMKDRETNKSRGFAFITFESPADAKDAAKDMNGKSLDGKAIKVEQANKPSFGSGGRWKPPPHPRHRGHPRSVRCGRGGSGGARGRSSDGGHLDDGEYTLTLNMSSSRGPFPVKRGPSSRSGSPPPKRSAPSAPGCSNKGIGGRGPPSGGRENYRGPSHKKPVSSQRDDYISPRDDGYNTKDSYLSRDYPSSQDTKDYVPPSRDYAYRYYGHSSSRDEQYSRGYSDHDGYGGGCDRDYSEHSSGGSYRESYESYGSSRGAHLARGPPLSYDGSSGYDDYSSTRDGYGGGRESYSSSWSDLYISREHGGRQERGFPSSMDMAYPSGGSYCSSSCGASGGGRGGNRSERGGHSRY from the coding sequence ATGGTGGAAGCAGATAGACCTGCAAAGCTGTTTATAGGAGGTCTCAATATCGAGACTAATGAAAAGACTCTTGAAGCAGTATTTGGGAAATATGGTCACATTGTGGAAGTTCTTTTGATGAAGGATCGAGAAACAAACAAGTCCAGAGGCTTTGCTTTTATTACATTTGAGAGCCCAGCTGATGCTAAAGATGCTGCCAAGGATATGAATGGGAAGTCTTTGGATGGAAAAGCAATTAAAGTGGAGCAAGCCAACAAACCATCTTTTGGAAGTGGTGGAAGATGGAAGCCACCACCTCATCCAAGACACAGAGGCCATCCAAGAAGTGTGAGAtgtggaagaggaggaagtggaggagcaAGGGGGCGTTCCTCAGATGGAGGACACTTGGATGATGGAGAATATACTCTTACCCTCAACATGAGTTCTTCCAGGGGGCCCTTTCCAGTTAAAAGAGGCCCATCTTCCAGAAGTGGAAGTCCTCCTCCTAAAAGATCTGCTCCTTCTGCTCCCGGGTGTAGCAATAAAGGGATTGGAGGAAGAGGGCCACCATCAGGTGGGAGAGAAAATTATAGAGGTCCTTCGCACAAAAAGCCAGTGTCTTCCCAGAGAGATGACTATATTTCACCAAGAGATGATGGTTACAATACCAAAGACAGTTATTTGAGCAGAGATTACCCAAGTTCCCAAGACACCAAGGATTATGTTCCACCATCTAGAGACTATGCATACCGTTACTATGGCCATTCGAGTTCTCGGGATGAACAGTACTCTAGAGGATATAGTGATCATGATGGCTATGGTGGTGGTTGTGATAGAGATTATTCTGAACATTCAAGTGGAGGCTCTTACAGAGAATCATATGAGAGTTATGGTAGCTCCCGTGGTGCACATCTAGCACGTGGGCCCCCTCTGAGTTATGATGGAAGCAGTGGCTATGATGATTATAGCAGCACACGTGATGGATATGGTGGAGGTCGGGAAAGTTACTCAAGCAGCTGGAGTGATCTCTACATAAGTCGTGAGCATGGTGGCAGACAAGAACGAGGGTTTCCATCCTCTATGGATATGGCGTACCCTTCTGGTGGATCATATTGTAGCTCAAGTTGTGGGGCTTCCGGAGGAGGTCGTGGGGGAAACCGATCGGAAAGAGGAGGCCATAgcagatattaa